The Candidatus Scalindua japonica genome includes a region encoding these proteins:
- the serA gene encoding phosphoglycerate dehydrogenase has protein sequence MKVLVSDKMSQDGIDVLNAVDEIQVVYKTGMSTEELIKELQDVDALVIRSSTKVTKEVFEAVNKLKIIGRAGIGVDNVDCNVATERGVIVVNTPSGNATTTAEHAIAMLMSLSRHIPQADKSMHAGLWEKSKFTGTEITGKVLGVVGYGNIGKIVADRALGLKMRVIVFDPFLTSEVAAKDGVELVTKEKLFERSDYITVHVPLNDSTRDLINKKSIETMKTGVRILNCARGGIVNESDLIDGLNSGKIAGAAVDVFKEEPPPKDNPLLQHEGVVCTPHLGASTAEAQVNVAVQVAEQIRDYLLTGEIRNGINCPSISSEMVKVLSPYLKLCDKLGSFQGQIHRETHEEIKKLTISYSGSVTDYDTGALTSALVHGFLNTVSDGSVNFVNALSIAESRGIVVEENLVHHVQDFANQITFSVSGEKQTNLIAGTVFGKKNYRFVHFNDFFLEVIPDGYLLVLHNYDRPGVIGKATSILGSHEINVSRMQLTLDKTFQPGSNESCLQEAVSFINIDQPVNEMILEELMKLDNVIAVHQIDLN, from the coding sequence TTGAAAGTCCTTGTTTCAGATAAAATGTCTCAAGACGGTATTGATGTGCTGAATGCGGTTGATGAGATACAGGTAGTGTACAAAACAGGTATGAGTACGGAAGAGTTAATAAAAGAGCTTCAGGATGTTGACGCGCTTGTTATCCGTTCTTCGACTAAAGTTACTAAAGAAGTATTTGAAGCGGTAAATAAACTGAAAATTATTGGAAGGGCAGGTATTGGAGTTGATAATGTTGATTGCAATGTTGCCACAGAACGCGGTGTTATCGTAGTAAATACACCCAGCGGAAACGCTACTACTACCGCGGAACATGCTATTGCCATGCTCATGTCACTGTCCCGACATATTCCACAGGCAGATAAGAGTATGCATGCGGGACTATGGGAAAAATCCAAATTTACCGGAACAGAAATTACTGGAAAGGTACTGGGTGTTGTCGGGTATGGAAACATAGGCAAGATTGTAGCTGACCGTGCACTGGGCCTTAAGATGAGAGTCATTGTGTTTGATCCTTTCTTGACATCTGAAGTTGCAGCAAAAGATGGAGTTGAGCTGGTTACAAAAGAGAAGCTTTTTGAGCGTTCTGATTATATCACAGTACACGTCCCATTAAATGATTCTACACGCGACCTGATCAACAAAAAGAGTATCGAGACAATGAAAACGGGAGTCCGTATTCTCAATTGCGCGCGTGGTGGAATTGTCAATGAATCTGACCTTATTGATGGCTTAAATTCCGGAAAAATTGCCGGCGCTGCGGTTGACGTCTTTAAGGAAGAACCGCCTCCTAAAGACAATCCTCTCTTACAACATGAAGGTGTTGTCTGCACACCGCACTTAGGAGCTTCTACAGCAGAGGCTCAGGTGAATGTTGCTGTACAGGTTGCAGAGCAAATCAGGGACTATCTTCTAACGGGAGAAATACGTAACGGAATTAATTGCCCTTCTATCAGTTCAGAAATGGTAAAGGTACTTAGCCCATATCTGAAACTTTGTGACAAATTAGGGTCTTTTCAAGGTCAGATACATCGTGAAACCCATGAGGAAATTAAAAAATTAACTATCAGTTATTCCGGTTCCGTAACCGATTATGATACGGGCGCCTTGACTTCAGCATTAGTACACGGGTTTTTAAATACGGTTTCTGATGGGTCTGTTAACTTTGTTAATGCACTCAGTATAGCCGAATCCAGAGGGATAGTGGTTGAAGAAAACCTGGTACACCATGTACAGGATTTTGCTAATCAAATTACATTTTCAGTTTCTGGCGAAAAGCAGACTAATTTGATAGCGGGCACAGTATTTGGGAAGAAAAATTACAGATTTGTTCATTTTAATGATTTTTTTCTGGAGGTAATACCGGATGGCTATCTCCTGGTCCTTCATAACTATGACAGACCTGGAGTAATTGGTAAAGCTACTTCTATCCTGGGTAGTCATGAAATCAATGTTTCTCGAATGCAACTGACTCTGGACAAAACTTTTCAACCGGGGTCGAATGAATCTTGTCTTCAGGAAGCAGTATCCTTTATTAATATTGACCAACCTGTCAATGAAATGATCCTGGAAGAACTGATGAAGCTGGATAATGTTATTGCCGTTCATCAAATTGACTTGAATTAA
- a CDS encoding deoxycytidylate deaminase, protein MDDYIKSGTDKRPSWDDYFMEVANAISKRATCDRGKSGCVIAKERQFIVSGYVGSPSGFPHCDDAGHHIKKITHGNGEVTEHCMRTVHAEQNAICQAARIGVSISGATLYTRMTPCRTCAMLLINCGIKRVVCERKYHQGEESESMFKEAGIELVYKHNEHQQYYQ, encoded by the coding sequence ATGGATGATTATATTAAAAGTGGCACAGATAAAAGACCGTCCTGGGATGACTACTTTATGGAAGTCGCTAATGCTATCTCCAAGAGAGCAACGTGTGATCGTGGAAAGAGCGGTTGTGTCATTGCGAAAGAGAGGCAATTCATAGTTTCAGGATATGTAGGTTCTCCTTCCGGTTTCCCACATTGTGACGATGCAGGACACCATATTAAAAAAATCACTCATGGAAATGGAGAAGTCACTGAACACTGCATGCGTACGGTTCATGCTGAACAAAACGCAATATGTCAGGCTGCAAGGATAGGTGTTTCTATCTCTGGAGCTACACTTTATACCAGAATGACCCCTTGCAGAACGTGTGCTATGCTTCTTATCAATTGTGGAATAAAGAGGGTTGTTTGTGAGAGGAAATATCACCAGGGAGAAGAATCTGAAAGTATGTTTAAAGAAGCTGGCATTGAGTTGGTTTATAAACATAATGAACATCAGCAATACTATCAATAG
- a CDS encoding flavin reductase family protein: protein MKKSLGAKTLAFPTPAWIVGTYDREGKPNVMTIAWGGICCSKPPCVNISVRKERYSYDNIIEKKAFTINIPSEHYIKEADYFGIATGGKTDKFVDTGLTPVKSDLVDAPYIEEFPLILECKMIHKNEIGIHTQFIGEIVDVKADESVLGEEELPDINKVLPVFFAPVIRTYHGVGKSLGNAFSLGKEIRSLNKKP, encoded by the coding sequence ATGAAAAAATCATTAGGAGCAAAGACTCTGGCATTTCCAACTCCTGCCTGGATAGTGGGCACATATGATAGAGAAGGCAAGCCTAATGTAATGACAATTGCCTGGGGTGGTATTTGCTGTTCGAAACCACCTTGTGTCAATATATCTGTGAGAAAAGAGAGGTACTCTTATGATAATATTATAGAGAAAAAAGCATTTACTATAAATATTCCTTCTGAGCATTATATTAAAGAGGCTGATTATTTTGGTATTGCCACAGGGGGGAAAACGGATAAATTTGTTGATACCGGACTGACTCCCGTAAAAAGTGATCTGGTTGATGCTCCTTATATAGAAGAGTTTCCCCTGATCCTTGAATGTAAGATGATACACAAAAATGAAATTGGTATACACACTCAATTTATTGGTGAAATTGTTGATGTTAAGGCTGATGAGTCTGTGCTTGGGGAGGAAGAGTTGCCTGACATTAATAAAGTCTTACCTGTTTTTTTTGCTCCTGTAATACGCACATATCACGGAGTTGGCAAGTCTCTGGGAAATGCGTTTTCTTTGGGGAAGGAGATACGAAGTCTAAATAAAAAACCCTGA